The DNA region ACCATTGCCGAAATTTCTTCTGGGGCGAAATCCTTATTGAGCCGGGGACAGGCAATTTTAATATTACCTACTTCGTCCTTGCGGATGGTGTAGGGTACACGCTTGGAATCTGGACTAAGTTCGCCATACTTACGCCCAATGAAGCGTTTCACTGCGAAAAAAGTATTTTGTGGATTGAGGACGGTTTGTCGCCGTGCCATTTGCCCAACCACCCTTTCGCCTTCTTTGCTGAAGCCAACTACGGAGGGGGTTGTTCGCATTCCTTCTGCATTGGCAATCACCACCGGCTTGCCACCCTCCATAACGGCGACTACTGAGTTGGTTGTACCCAAGTCGATGCCGACTACCTTGCCCATGCGTTACTCTTCTCCTAAAGTGTCTTATATATTTATTATGATTGGGCGGAACTACCTCTAGCTTTATGCTATTGGATGAAAACACCTCAATGGTATAATAGTCATCATTAAGGCAATAAGCTAAGAAGTTCAGCTAGAGCAGATAGTTGCAAGACTAGGATAGCATTGACGATGATTGGTATGTCCAAGCAGCCTCAATTCTTGTTATCCTTTCTATGTAGTGTATCTGCAATAGGACTTACGCAAAAATTGCTAAAAAGCTTAATTTCTCGAACCGCCAAGACGCCAAGAGCGCCGAGAATTCGTAGAGTGTGCGTAAGTCCTATGCAAGTTTCTAAATGCACCTTAACACTTCGCAAAAGTCCCCATTTTCAAGGTACTCCAAAGATGAGGATTATGAGCGGGGGATGACAAATCCCCAATTTTTAGGTATTATACTGGCTGTCTTGACCACCAATGCCGTAAGCGAAAACCAAGTTGTATAGGTAAGTGTCGCAAGAGAAGATTTGGGTCTTGGGAACCAGGACTCCTGCCCTTGGAGGGAATGTAAGACCAAAAAAACTACAGAGTTTTTGAGGCTATTCCCGATGAATTGGGAAGCTTAGACTTCAGCCGTAGGCAAGTCTGAGTAGTTCACTAATACTTGCTTTGCTTGTTTGAGTGCCTGAAAACCTTAATATTGCCACTATTTTAACCATTTGAATTTAACAGAGCGATTACAAACTTCTCTAACTGCGATCGCGCGAGAACGCGATCCTTACATGGCAACGGCTGGACATTTTTTTGTCCAAGAATACATCCGCCAGCAATTTTCCCAATGGGGGAGTGTGGAAATCCACACCTTTGATGTCAGGGGTAAAGCTTGTAATAACTTGATATTAAATTTACCTTCCCAAGGGAGACGACAAAAAAAGGATTTGCCACCGATTTTAATTGGCGCTCATTATGATGGGGTTCCGGGAACAGTAGCGGCTGATGATAATGCCACGGGTGTGGCGGTGTTGCTGGAATTAGCGAGAAAGTTTGCTGCCCAAGCCGTAAAATATCCCTTAAGGCTAGTTGCTTTCGACATGGAAGAATACGGCTTACTGGGTAGTGCTGATTATGCAGCCCTGTTGCACGAACAAAAGCAACAGCTACGCTTAATGATTTCCCTAGAAATGCTGGGCTATACCGATTCTACGCCTGGTTCCCAAAGTTACCCCCCTCCTCTGGAACGCTTTTACCCAGACAGAGGCGATTTTATTGCTTTAATTGGCAATTTGCGAACATTGCCTGACTTAATTGGCATGAGCCGTAATATTCGCAAAGCTGGCGTACCTAGTCAATGGCTACCCGTGCCAAATGGAGGTTTAATAGTTCCTCAAACCAGACTTAGCGATCATGCACCTTTTTGGGATTTGGGTTATCCGGCAATGATGGTGACAGATACGGCATTCTTACGAAATCCCCATTATCA from Nostoc commune NIES-4072 includes:
- a CDS encoding M28 family peptidase, with the translated sequence MNLTERLQTSLTAIARERDPYMATAGHFFVQEYIRQQFSQWGSVEIHTFDVRGKACNNLILNLPSQGRRQKKDLPPILIGAHYDGVPGTVAADDNATGVAVLLELARKFAAQAVKYPLRLVAFDMEEYGLLGSADYAALLHEQKQQLRLMISLEMLGYTDSTPGSQSYPPPLERFYPDRGDFIALIGNLRTLPDLIGMSRNIRKAGVPSQWLPVPNGGLIVPQTRLSDHAPFWDLGYPAMMVTDTAFLRNPHYHKASDAIATLNLDFLSGVCEGLEIAIRGL